Proteins encoded together in one Chelonoidis abingdonii isolate Lonesome George chromosome 1, CheloAbing_2.0, whole genome shotgun sequence window:
- the FBXO40 gene encoding F-box only protein 40 isoform X3 produces MIKRQTRQSAGIMGRAQKTSPGQHTHCEKCFNRQCQVPVELTISCLVINCHSRCGAAFHMCKQEEHQLLCPLEQVSCLNAVYGCPFSMARFKLAKHLQVCPASVVHCSMEWNRWPNIDSETILHMNIMKEPHNEQCLDTALALRDQKILFRTLKMVELFPEWREDDKMEEPIAGAAGLEEGAVGGIACDSKEADDQVAELTQQEREDLAKDKKGMDLVSYKAWENMFSKELSALKATDFSANSEKKEGDSYKKTGQILCDGNPKEKTKEAAIVEEPKENKNNQVITGVEKTGLAPWQDGILERLKKEVNVGDYNMYLVHHGRMLIHFGQLAACTPREKDFVYGNLEAHEVKTVCTFKVPVSYRGKRARVGDALAYKIATMDKSVDTSDLQISLEELPKSDTVRSTLLCALEKELKGHEISEAKNIDGLFTDFGTQTYNFQVEPFSSRAVLADVLDIKSPPELHVELHTECVTRRHNKSCSAFTFTCNHFFRRDEFPSHFKNVHADMQSCLNGWFQHRCPLAYLGCTFVQNRFYPASRKAKIIYSQHLDTFAIKPEVDPVLSEIQKCNLTTSNQGKNKESLSSLPLELLQYIAGFLDSFSLSQLSQVSVLMRDICATLLQERGMVLLLWEKKRYSHGGTSWRARKKIWQFSNLFSPVNNWQFSDVPSMSEHLKICPFYDVEHKKDPFLLASMHGPRKRAQDSLVSTFRHGS; encoded by the exons AGACAAACAAGACAGTCTGCCGGAATTATG GGCAGGGCTCAGAAAACCAGTCCTGGACAGCACACGCACTGTGAGAAATGTTTCAACCGGCAATGCCAAGTCCCAGTCGAGCTCACCATCTCCTGCTTAGTGATCAACTGCCATTCACGCTGTGGGGCTGCCTTTCATatgtgtaaacaggaagaacatCAACTCCTATGTCCCCTAGAGCAGGTCTCATGCCTCAACGCAGTTTATGGCTGCCCTTTCTCCATGGCCCGTTTTAAGCTGGCAAAGCACCTTCAAGTCTGTCCAGCCAGTGTTGTCCACTGCTCTATGGAATGGAATCGCTGGCCAAATATAGACTCAGAAACCATTCTACATATGAACATTATGAAGGAGCCACATAATGAACAGTGTCTGGATACAGCTCTAGCCCTCAGAGATCAGAAGATTCTTTTTAGGACTTTGAAAATGGTCGAGCTGTTTCCAGAATGGAGAGAAGATGATAAAATGGAAGAACCAATAGCTGGAGCTGCGGGTTTGGAAGAAGGAGCCGTTGGAGGAATAGCATGTGATTCTAAAGAAGCTGATGACCAAGTTGCTGAGCTTACCCAACAGGAGCGTGAGGATTTGGCAAAGGATAAGAAGGGGATGGATCTAGTAAGTTACAAAGCCTGGGAGAACATGTTTAGCAAAGAGCTTTCAGCATTGAAGGCAACAGACTTTTCAGCAAACTCGGAAAAAAAGGAAGGGGATAGCTACAAGAAAACAGGACAGATTCTTTGTGATGGCAACCCcaaagagaagacaaaggaagcagctaTTGTGGAAgaaccaaaagaaaacaaaaataatcaagtGATTACAGGTGTAGAAAAGACAGGTTTGGCTCCTTGGCAAGATGGGATCCTGGAGAGGCTGAAAAAAGAAGTTAACGTAGGGGATTATAACATGTacctggtgcatcatgggagaatGCTCATCCATTTTGGTCAGCTAGCTGCTTGCACACCAAGAGAGAAAGACTTTGTGTATGGGAACTTGGAGGCTCATGAGGTGAAGACTGTGTGCACCTTCAAAGTGCCGGTTAGCTATCGTGGCAAAAGAGCGCGAGTTGGAGATGCCTTGGCATACAAGATAGCAACAATGGATAAGTCAGTGGATACTTCAGATTTGCAAATAAGCCTTGAGGAACTTCCTAAATCAGATACAGTCAGAAGTACACTATTGTGTGCATTGGAAAAGGAACTGAAAGGCCATGAGATCTCGGAAGCAAAGAATATTGATGGACTGTTCACGGATTTTGGGACACAAACATACAACTTTCAAGTGGAACCCTTCTCCTCTAGAGCTGTTCTAGCAGATGTTCTGGATATAAAAAGCCCACCAGAACTCCATGTAGAGCTTCAtactgagtgtgttactagaagACATAACAAAAGCTGCTCAGCCTTCACATTCACTTGCAATCACTTCTTCAGGAGGGATGAGTTTCCTTCACATTTCAAGAATGTTCATGCTGATATGCAGTCCTGTCTAAATGGATGGTTCCAACATCGTTGTCCACTTGCCTACTTGGGATGTACTTTTGTTCAAAACCGCTTCTACCCTGCTAGTCGTAAAGCAAAGATTATCTACAGCCAGCATCTTGATACATTTGCTATTAAACCAGAAGTTGACCCTGTGCTCTCTGAAATACAGAAATGCAATTTGACAACAAGTAatcaaggaaaaaataaagaatccCTGAGCAGCCTTCCATTGGAACTTTTACAGTATATTGCTGGGTTCTTGGACAGCTTCAGCTTGTCTCAGCTGTCCCAAGTGTCTGTACTGATGAGGGATATCTGTGCCACTCTACTTCAAGAGAGAGGGATGGTCCTCCTGCTGTGGGAGAAAAAAAGATATTCCCATGGAGGTACTTCATGGAGAGCTCGCAAAAAG ATCTGGCAATTTAGCAACCTGTTCTCTCCCGTTAACAACTGGCAGTTCAGTGACGTTCCCTCCATGTCTGAACACCTGAAGATTTGTCCGTTCTATGATGTGGAGCACAAGAAGGATCCATTCTTGCTGGCCAGCATGCATGGACCCCGAAAGCGGGCTCAAGATAGCTTGGTCTCAACTTTCAGGCATGGATCCTGA
- the FBXO40 gene encoding F-box only protein 40 isoform X2, giving the protein MGRAQKTSPGQHTHCEKCFNRQCQVPVELTISCLVINCHSRCGAAFHMCKQEEHQLLCPLEQVSCLNAVYGCPFSMARFKLAKHLQVCPASVVHCSMEWNRWPNIDSETILHMNIMKEPHNEQCLDTALALRDQKILFRTLKMVELFPEWREDDKMEEPIAGAAGLEEGAVGGIACDSKEADDQVAELTQQEREDLAKDKKGMDLVSYKAWENMFSKELSALKATDFSANSEKKEGDSYKKTGQILCDGNPKEKTKEAAIVEEPKENKNNQVITGVEKTGLAPWQDGILERLKKEVNVGDYNMYLVHHGRMLIHFGQLAACTPREKDFVYGNLEAHEVKTVCTFKVPVSYRGKRARVGDALAYKIATMDKSVDTSDLQISLEELPKSDTVRSTLLCALEKELKGHEISEAKNIDGLFTDFGTQTYNFQVEPFSSRAVLADVLDIKSPPELHVELHTECVTRRHNKSCSAFTFTCNHFFRRDEFPSHFKNVHADMQSCLNGWFQHRCPLAYLGCTFVQNRFYPASRKAKIIYSQHLDTFAIKPEVDPVLSEIQKCNLTTSNQGKNKESLSSLPLELLQYIAGFLDSFSLSQLSQVSVLMRDICATLLQERGMVLLLWEKKRYSHGGTSWRARKKASDGGVWETKDICRII; this is encoded by the exons ATG GGCAGGGCTCAGAAAACCAGTCCTGGACAGCACACGCACTGTGAGAAATGTTTCAACCGGCAATGCCAAGTCCCAGTCGAGCTCACCATCTCCTGCTTAGTGATCAACTGCCATTCACGCTGTGGGGCTGCCTTTCATatgtgtaaacaggaagaacatCAACTCCTATGTCCCCTAGAGCAGGTCTCATGCCTCAACGCAGTTTATGGCTGCCCTTTCTCCATGGCCCGTTTTAAGCTGGCAAAGCACCTTCAAGTCTGTCCAGCCAGTGTTGTCCACTGCTCTATGGAATGGAATCGCTGGCCAAATATAGACTCAGAAACCATTCTACATATGAACATTATGAAGGAGCCACATAATGAACAGTGTCTGGATACAGCTCTAGCCCTCAGAGATCAGAAGATTCTTTTTAGGACTTTGAAAATGGTCGAGCTGTTTCCAGAATGGAGAGAAGATGATAAAATGGAAGAACCAATAGCTGGAGCTGCGGGTTTGGAAGAAGGAGCCGTTGGAGGAATAGCATGTGATTCTAAAGAAGCTGATGACCAAGTTGCTGAGCTTACCCAACAGGAGCGTGAGGATTTGGCAAAGGATAAGAAGGGGATGGATCTAGTAAGTTACAAAGCCTGGGAGAACATGTTTAGCAAAGAGCTTTCAGCATTGAAGGCAACAGACTTTTCAGCAAACTCGGAAAAAAAGGAAGGGGATAGCTACAAGAAAACAGGACAGATTCTTTGTGATGGCAACCCcaaagagaagacaaaggaagcagctaTTGTGGAAgaaccaaaagaaaacaaaaataatcaagtGATTACAGGTGTAGAAAAGACAGGTTTGGCTCCTTGGCAAGATGGGATCCTGGAGAGGCTGAAAAAAGAAGTTAACGTAGGGGATTATAACATGTacctggtgcatcatgggagaatGCTCATCCATTTTGGTCAGCTAGCTGCTTGCACACCAAGAGAGAAAGACTTTGTGTATGGGAACTTGGAGGCTCATGAGGTGAAGACTGTGTGCACCTTCAAAGTGCCGGTTAGCTATCGTGGCAAAAGAGCGCGAGTTGGAGATGCCTTGGCATACAAGATAGCAACAATGGATAAGTCAGTGGATACTTCAGATTTGCAAATAAGCCTTGAGGAACTTCCTAAATCAGATACAGTCAGAAGTACACTATTGTGTGCATTGGAAAAGGAACTGAAAGGCCATGAGATCTCGGAAGCAAAGAATATTGATGGACTGTTCACGGATTTTGGGACACAAACATACAACTTTCAAGTGGAACCCTTCTCCTCTAGAGCTGTTCTAGCAGATGTTCTGGATATAAAAAGCCCACCAGAACTCCATGTAGAGCTTCAtactgagtgtgttactagaagACATAACAAAAGCTGCTCAGCCTTCACATTCACTTGCAATCACTTCTTCAGGAGGGATGAGTTTCCTTCACATTTCAAGAATGTTCATGCTGATATGCAGTCCTGTCTAAATGGATGGTTCCAACATCGTTGTCCACTTGCCTACTTGGGATGTACTTTTGTTCAAAACCGCTTCTACCCTGCTAGTCGTAAAGCAAAGATTATCTACAGCCAGCATCTTGATACATTTGCTATTAAACCAGAAGTTGACCCTGTGCTCTCTGAAATACAGAAATGCAATTTGACAACAAGTAatcaaggaaaaaataaagaatccCTGAGCAGCCTTCCATTGGAACTTTTACAGTATATTGCTGGGTTCTTGGACAGCTTCAGCTTGTCTCAGCTGTCCCAAGTGTCTGTACTGATGAGGGATATCTGTGCCACTCTACTTCAAGAGAGAGGGATGGTCCTCCTGCTGTGGGAGAAAAAAAGATATTCCCATGGAGGTACTTCATGGAGAGCTCGCAAAAAGGCAAGTGACGGTGGtgtttgggaaacaaaagataTTTGCAGGATCatctaa
- the FBXO40 gene encoding F-box only protein 40 isoform X1, whose product MIKGRAQKTSPGQHTHCEKCFNRQCQVPVELTISCLVINCHSRCGAAFHMCKQEEHQLLCPLEQVSCLNAVYGCPFSMARFKLAKHLQVCPASVVHCSMEWNRWPNIDSETILHMNIMKEPHNEQCLDTALALRDQKILFRTLKMVELFPEWREDDKMEEPIAGAAGLEEGAVGGIACDSKEADDQVAELTQQEREDLAKDKKGMDLVSYKAWENMFSKELSALKATDFSANSEKKEGDSYKKTGQILCDGNPKEKTKEAAIVEEPKENKNNQVITGVEKTGLAPWQDGILERLKKEVNVGDYNMYLVHHGRMLIHFGQLAACTPREKDFVYGNLEAHEVKTVCTFKVPVSYRGKRARVGDALAYKIATMDKSVDTSDLQISLEELPKSDTVRSTLLCALEKELKGHEISEAKNIDGLFTDFGTQTYNFQVEPFSSRAVLADVLDIKSPPELHVELHTECVTRRHNKSCSAFTFTCNHFFRRDEFPSHFKNVHADMQSCLNGWFQHRCPLAYLGCTFVQNRFYPASRKAKIIYSQHLDTFAIKPEVDPVLSEIQKCNLTTSNQGKNKESLSSLPLELLQYIAGFLDSFSLSQLSQVSVLMRDICATLLQERGMVLLLWEKKRYSHGGTSWRARKKASDGGVWETKDICRII is encoded by the coding sequence GGCAGGGCTCAGAAAACCAGTCCTGGACAGCACACGCACTGTGAGAAATGTTTCAACCGGCAATGCCAAGTCCCAGTCGAGCTCACCATCTCCTGCTTAGTGATCAACTGCCATTCACGCTGTGGGGCTGCCTTTCATatgtgtaaacaggaagaacatCAACTCCTATGTCCCCTAGAGCAGGTCTCATGCCTCAACGCAGTTTATGGCTGCCCTTTCTCCATGGCCCGTTTTAAGCTGGCAAAGCACCTTCAAGTCTGTCCAGCCAGTGTTGTCCACTGCTCTATGGAATGGAATCGCTGGCCAAATATAGACTCAGAAACCATTCTACATATGAACATTATGAAGGAGCCACATAATGAACAGTGTCTGGATACAGCTCTAGCCCTCAGAGATCAGAAGATTCTTTTTAGGACTTTGAAAATGGTCGAGCTGTTTCCAGAATGGAGAGAAGATGATAAAATGGAAGAACCAATAGCTGGAGCTGCGGGTTTGGAAGAAGGAGCCGTTGGAGGAATAGCATGTGATTCTAAAGAAGCTGATGACCAAGTTGCTGAGCTTACCCAACAGGAGCGTGAGGATTTGGCAAAGGATAAGAAGGGGATGGATCTAGTAAGTTACAAAGCCTGGGAGAACATGTTTAGCAAAGAGCTTTCAGCATTGAAGGCAACAGACTTTTCAGCAAACTCGGAAAAAAAGGAAGGGGATAGCTACAAGAAAACAGGACAGATTCTTTGTGATGGCAACCCcaaagagaagacaaaggaagcagctaTTGTGGAAgaaccaaaagaaaacaaaaataatcaagtGATTACAGGTGTAGAAAAGACAGGTTTGGCTCCTTGGCAAGATGGGATCCTGGAGAGGCTGAAAAAAGAAGTTAACGTAGGGGATTATAACATGTacctggtgcatcatgggagaatGCTCATCCATTTTGGTCAGCTAGCTGCTTGCACACCAAGAGAGAAAGACTTTGTGTATGGGAACTTGGAGGCTCATGAGGTGAAGACTGTGTGCACCTTCAAAGTGCCGGTTAGCTATCGTGGCAAAAGAGCGCGAGTTGGAGATGCCTTGGCATACAAGATAGCAACAATGGATAAGTCAGTGGATACTTCAGATTTGCAAATAAGCCTTGAGGAACTTCCTAAATCAGATACAGTCAGAAGTACACTATTGTGTGCATTGGAAAAGGAACTGAAAGGCCATGAGATCTCGGAAGCAAAGAATATTGATGGACTGTTCACGGATTTTGGGACACAAACATACAACTTTCAAGTGGAACCCTTCTCCTCTAGAGCTGTTCTAGCAGATGTTCTGGATATAAAAAGCCCACCAGAACTCCATGTAGAGCTTCAtactgagtgtgttactagaagACATAACAAAAGCTGCTCAGCCTTCACATTCACTTGCAATCACTTCTTCAGGAGGGATGAGTTTCCTTCACATTTCAAGAATGTTCATGCTGATATGCAGTCCTGTCTAAATGGATGGTTCCAACATCGTTGTCCACTTGCCTACTTGGGATGTACTTTTGTTCAAAACCGCTTCTACCCTGCTAGTCGTAAAGCAAAGATTATCTACAGCCAGCATCTTGATACATTTGCTATTAAACCAGAAGTTGACCCTGTGCTCTCTGAAATACAGAAATGCAATTTGACAACAAGTAatcaaggaaaaaataaagaatccCTGAGCAGCCTTCCATTGGAACTTTTACAGTATATTGCTGGGTTCTTGGACAGCTTCAGCTTGTCTCAGCTGTCCCAAGTGTCTGTACTGATGAGGGATATCTGTGCCACTCTACTTCAAGAGAGAGGGATGGTCCTCCTGCTGTGGGAGAAAAAAAGATATTCCCATGGAGGTACTTCATGGAGAGCTCGCAAAAAGGCAAGTGACGGTGGtgtttgggaaacaaaagataTTTGCAGGATCatctaa